The Planctomycetota bacterium DNA window TTGGTACGATGGTGCCATGGTGCTGGAACTGACCAAAGAGCAAGCCGAAGCCTTGCGAGCTGCGGGGGATGAGCCCGTGCGTGTGGTGGATGATCAGGGCCAAACGGTTTTCCGCATCTCCCGTGCCAGCCGTCGACTAGGCCGACCAGCCACGCTCGCGGATTGGAACGACACGCCGGAGAAGGACGCTGCGCTCGGCGATGCCGGCACCCGTCTCACCGGTGAGACGCTCGCCGATGAGCCTTGGGAGTAGCCGGTGTTCGAGCAGGGTGAGATTTACATCTGCGACTTCGAGGCTGCAGGAATCCGACCAGCGGTCGTCGTTTCATGTGAGCCATTGAACCGTGGTGATGAGCTGGTGGTCGTGCCGTTCACTACACAGGGCGTCGAACTCGCCGGAGCTTTCCGAACAACGTGAGCTTCCGTGCTGGGGAGTTCGGCTTAGATCGTGAATGTGTGGCCAAGTGCGAATCGATCACAACCATCTCACTCGACCGAATTCTTTCAGCATCCATCGGTCGCCTCGACGATCTCACCCTCCGCTCGGTCATCAACGCCATCGGCGATGCCATCGCGGCCGAGTGTGAGCCGGTCGGATAAACTTCTTGCATGCCCGAAGCTGCGCTTTCGGTTGAAGGAATGACCTGTGCGTCATGCGTCGCCCACGTCGACAAGGCGGCGCGGATCGAAGGCGTGCGGTCGGTGCAGGTGAACCTGGCGGCAGGGCGGGCGGAGCTGGACGTGGCCGACCCGGCAATCGCCGAGCGGGTGGCCGAGGCGATCCGGGCCGCAGGGTTCGGGGCGAGCGTCGAGGACACCGCGAGCCGATCGGCCAACGAAGCCGACCGGCTTCAACGCCAACTCCGTCACGCCAACGGCTGGCGTAACCGTGCGATCCTCGGCCTGTGCCTCTGGGCACCCGCCGAAACCTTCCACTGGATCGCCCACTTCAACCATTACCACCCGGCGTGGATGCCCTGGCTCATGTTCGCCGTCGGCACCACCGCGATCGTGCTCATCGGCTCGGCGTTCTACCGCAACGCCTTCGCCGCACTACGTCGTGGCACGACCGACATGGACGTGCTCATCGCGATGGGTGCCAGCGTCGCCTACGGCTACAGCGTCATCGGGCTGTTCGTCGACACGCCCCACCTGTACTTCACGGAAGCGGCGGGGTTGCTGGCGTTGATCTCGCTGGGGCATTGGCTCGAAGCCCGCGCTCGGCTCAAGGCCGGCGACGCGATCCGCGAGCTGCTCCAACTCACGCCCGACATCGCTCATCGTGCTGATGGGAACGATGTACCAGTCCATGAACTGCTCCGCGGCGATCTCGTGATCGTCCGCCCCGGCGAGCGCGTCCCTGCCGACGGCAAAGTCACCGACGGCCGCAGCGGCATCGACGAATCGCTCGTCACCGGCGAGTCCGTTCCCGTCCTGCGGCAAAAGGGCGACAACGTCCTGGGCGGCACGCTCGCCACCGACGGCGCGCTCACCGTCCGCCTCACCCGCGTCGGTGCCGAGACGGCACTGTCGAACATCGTCAAGCTCGTCGAGAAGGCCCAGGCGTCCAAGCCGCCGGTGCAACGGCTGGCCGATCGGATCTCGGCGATCTTCGTGCCGGTGGTGATCGGCATCGCGTTGGTGACGGGGGTCGTGTGGGTGAGCGTCGGCTACGCATCAGGCTGGGAGCCGGGAGTGACGTGGGCCCGGACGGCCAACGCCGTCTGCTCGGTGCTGATCATCGCGTGTCCGTGTGCGTTGGGCTTGGCGATCCCCGCGGCGCTCATGGTCGGCACTGGCCTCGGGGCGAAGCGCGGCATCCTCCTGCGCGACATCGATTCGCTGCAACGTGCCGAGAAGCTCGGGACGGTCGTCCTCGACAAGACCGGCACGCTCACCGCAGGCAAGCCCGCCGTGACCGATGTCTCGTTGAGCGGCGATCGAAGGGAGCTTTCCGCAGAAGCTCCCTTCGGTCGCCGCTCAACAGAAGACTTGCTCCAACTCGCCGCGTCCGCCGAGCAGTTCTCCGCACATCCGTTGGCGAAAGCGATCGTTGCCGAGGCGAAACAGCGTCGGCTTTCGCTCGCGTCACCTGACAAGTTCGAGGACGTGCCCGGCCTCGGCGTGCGCGCGACGATCGCTGGCACGGCCGTGCTCGTCGGCTCGGCCGAGCTGTTGCGGGAAAGCGGCATCGACGCCCCCGACACCGACGGCACCGCCGTGCATGTCGCGGTCGATGGCGTGCATCTCGGCCACATCGAACTCGCCGACCCGATCAAACCCGACAGTCCCACCGCCATCGCCCGGCTCCACGCGATGGGCCTGCGGACAGTGTTGCTCACCGGCGACTGGCAAAGGGTTGCCGAGGCGATCGCCGCAGAGGCCGGCATTGATGACGTCCGCGCCGGCGTCCGGCCCGACGGCAAGGCAGCCGCCGTCGAAGCCTTCAAGCGCGACCACCCCGTCGCCATGGTCGGCGACGGCGTCAACGACGCCCCGGCCCTGGCCGCGGCCGACCTGGGCATCGCGATGGGCGGCGGGGCCGACGTGGCCGCCGAGGCCGGGGGCGTGGTGCTCATGGGCGAGTCGCTGCTGGGCGTCCCGCGCGCGATCCGGTTGAGCAAAGCGACGATGCGTTGCATCCGCCAAAACCTGTTCTTCGCGTTCGTTTACAACGTCGCCGCGATCCCGCTCGCCGCGGCGGGGTTGCTCAACCCACTGATCGCCGCGACGTGCATGGCGCTGAGCGATCTGTGCGTGATCGGCAATGCGTTGCGGTTGCGGCGAAAGGACTTGGACCGGTGATCATGCCGTTGAAAGCCCACGCCTTCAGCCGTGGGCCGGCAAGAACGTTCGACCCGGCGGACCCACGCCTGAAGGCGTGGGCTTTCCCCGGGCGGCGCGACAACCCCCGTTCGCGCCCGGTGGAAACCGCCCCGCAAACCTGTCGCGCCGATGTCGCGCCCGATAACTCGGCGTGACAACCGGACCCACGCCCGACACTGCCGAGGCGTCCGGTCACGATGCCACGATGTTGCGCGACACCCAGCGCGACAGGTTGTACACGGCCAGGCTCCGATAATCCCGCTCGCAAACCCCTCACCTGCAGGCACTTGCCGAGCGCGCGCAAAGTTGTTCCACATCGCGCCAGCGCCTACTACTGCTGAGGCCTTTCTAATTTTGGGAGAGAGGCAAAGAACACCTAGGATGCCCAACCCACCTTCCGGGGTGGATAAACCGAAAACGAAGCAGGAATCCCCATGAAGGTCATTTGCAATCGCGGAGCGTTGGTCGAAGCCCTGGGCGTGGTCGGGACGGCGGTGGTCGCTCGGACGCCCAAGCCCGTGCTCCAGTGTATCCGTCTCGACGCCGACAACGAAGGCGGCAACGCGTACCTTACCCTCAGCGCCACCGATCTCGAGATCGCCGTCCGCTACACCAACACGCACGTCGATGTCCAGACGCCCGGCTCCACGCTCCTGCCAGCCGACAAGCTCCAGGCCATCGTCCGCGAGTCCGTCGATGACACGCTGAGCATCGAGTTGGTCGACAAACAGGCGGTGATCAAGGGGGCCGACAGTGAGTTCAAGATCTTCACGCAGGATCCGAAGGACTTCCCCGAGGTGCCGACGTTCGAGGGCGATCCGGACTTTTCCGTCGCCGGCGGGCCGCTTCGGCAGCTGATCCACCAGACGCTGTTCGCCGCGGCGCGCGAGGGCACCCGTTACGCCTTCAACGGCACGCTCGTGCTCATCGACAACGGCGATCTGACCTTCGTCACCACCGACGGCCGACGCCTCGCCTTGGCCCGAACGCCTGTCTCCGGCGATGCAAAGGCGAAGAAGGACAAGGCCCCCGACCCGATCGTCCCGACCAAGGCGATGAGCCTGGTCGATAAGCTCGTGGGCGATCCCGAGGAGATGGTCGGCATCCAGCTCCGCGACAACCGCATTCTCGTCCACACCGCCGACGCGACGCTCACGTCCAACCTCGTCGAGGGCACCTTCCCACCGTTCCGCGACGTGATCCCCAAGGACAACGACAAGGCGATGACCGCCGCGACCGCCGACTTCCTCTCGGCAGTGCGGCGCGCCTCGCTGCTGACCAACGAGGAGTCCAAGGGCGTGCGGATGCACTTCAAGGACGGCGGCCTCGAGCTCTCGTCCCGCAACCCCGACTCCGGCGAGGCCAAGGTCAACTTCGCCTGCAACTACGAGGGCGACGAGGTCGAGATCGGCTTCAACCCCCAGTTCCTCGAAAGCGCGCTCAAGGTCGTCGACACCGACGAAGTCCGCTTCGAGCTCAGCGCCGCCAACCGCCCCGGCCTGCTCAAGGCGGGCGAGGGGTTCCTGTACGTGATCATGCCGGTTAATCTGCAGTGAGCCACGTTGACGAGGCGGAAGGAATCCCCTCACGGCTCTAGCTCAATCTAACGGGAACGGACTCCCACCGATGCGTCAAACAACCATGTTCAACGACCGCGCCACCGAAGTTGCCGAACTGACCCGCTTGCACAAGGCGAAAGCGGACGCGGGACGCGCCGAGGAGACCGACAAGCTCGGGGCCGAGGTCGTGGCGTTGTTCAACAGGCAGATCCGTCCGCGGCACAACAAGTTCGGCAAGCTCTCGGCCGCGTGGGAAGCCCTGCTGCCCCCCGAACTCGCCGAGCACTGCGCCCTCGAATCCCTGACCCGCGGCACGCTTACGGTCCTGGTCGACAGCTCCCCGCACCTCTACGAACTGCGGCAACTGATGCTCGCCGGCGTGGAGCAGGAACTGAAGACGGCGGTCCCGTCAGCGAAGCTGAGAAAGATCACCCTCAAGCCCGGCCGCTGGTACGGCGGCAACGGCGAAGCGCGGTTCTAAATTCTTCGGGTTATCGAGCATCATCTTGTTGGCGGATTCTCTCTCGGATAGATTCCGGGTATGAAGCAACCGTATTGGCTGCTGGCGTGTTTCATGTTGACGCTGAGCCTTCTCGGTTGCGAGCCCGAGCCACGCCGTTCGTCGGACTCCAGTGGCGATCACACCGAGGACTTCGATGAAGAGTTCGATTGGAAGTTCTACGACGAGCCATTCGGGGACGAGAGTAGTCTCACTTGGTTCTTCGATCCGGACGAACCGTCTTCGGGAAATGAAGTGGCAGTGACAGTGAGGTCTGGGAGCATCTATGGACCGCTTCCGGCCGTGATTTGGATACGCGTCGGTTCGGCCGACTCCGCCGTGAGCTACAGCAACCCATTACCCAACGGTGTGACGGATCCTGCCGAGGCTGGCTGGGTCCTGATGACCGACGAAGGGCTGTTCCAAGAGCATTATGACGACCAGGGCAATGAGCTTGCCCCGAAACCTGTCGGCCAAGAAGCATTCCAAGAGGAACACCCTGGTTTCAGCCAACATACGGCGAACGTCTCATTGCCGCCCGGCGGCACGCCCACGATTGAGGTTGTCATCGAGTACGAGAGCATTGATCGAAACTTCAATCCGATCATGGTGAAGCGTGGCTTTGTACTCTGGCCCAAAGAAGTCGAGATGACCGAATGATCGTCATCCAATGGCGACAGGGTTCCAGAATATTTTCACTTTCGCGCGCATCCGTCGGTGCACGTTGTTAGGTTCGCTGCCGTGGGTGTTCCCTTGCAGCGCGTGTCGTTGCGCCCACGTGCCCCATGCTCCGCCAACTCCGCTCGCTCACCGCACCGCCACGCCGTGAGCAGTACATGCGCCGATTCTTTGCGTACGCCCTGCGCTACAAGGCGTTGCTCGCCGTCGCGCTGGGCTTTGCGGTCTTCAAGTTCGTCCTGATCTACGCCTTCCCGTGGATCATCGGCACGGCCACGGACGTGCTGGCGGCGACCGGTGCGTTCGAGGCCGCGAGCATGGATCGTCGCAATCGCTGGCTCTTCTGGCTCGTCGTCGCCGGGGTGATCATTTCGGTCCTCCACGGCGTGACCTGGTATGGGCGCGGGTTCTACGCCCAGATGCTCGGCGTTCGCGTGATCCGCGACGTCCGTCAAGATTTGTTCAACCACCTGCACCGGTTGAGTCTGTATTTCTATTCCAAGGAACGCTCCGGCAGCATCGCCTCGCGCCTGCTCGGCGACATCTCCAACGCGTCTCAGATCATCAACGGCGGCGTCATCAACGTCGCGATGGACACCGCGTCGATCTTCGTGGGCTTGGGGTTCATGCTCTACATCGACTGGCGGCTGACGCTGGCGTCGATGCTGGCGATCCCGCCGTACATCCTGCTGTTCAAGTTTCTCAACCCGCGCGTCCGTCGCGCGTCATGGCTGGTGCAGAGTTCGTTCAGCCGGATCAGCGGCAACGTTCAGGAGCGGCTCGCGGGCATCGCGCTGGTCAAGACCTCGGCGGCGGAAGACCGCGAGCAGTCCGCCTTCGCGGTCGACGCCGAGATCCACTACGGCCGCAACGTCCGCGTGCAAAAGCTCAGCCAGTTCGTTGCCAGCTGTGCCGAACTGCTCGTGCATCTGAACCAGATCGTCGTCATCGGGTACGGCGGCTACCTCGCACTCCGCGGCGATATCACGCCCGGCGACGTGGTGAAGTTCATCGGCTACCTCGCGGTGATCTACATGCCCGTGCGCCGGTTCGCGGACGTGAACCTCGTTTGGCAACAGTCCGCCGCGAGCATCGAGCGGGTGTTCCAGGTGTTCGACATCACGCCGCGGATCACCGAGCGGCCCGACGCCGTTGCGACCGAGCCGACGCGCGGGGAGCTGCGTTTTGAAAACGTTTTCTTCGACTACCACGACGAGTCCGACGAAAGCAAAGGCCTGCCCGAGCGGCACAACCCACGTGACTTGCGCGGCGAAGCGGTCCATGACGCGCGTCGGCAGAAACGGCGTGAGTTCGTCGACAAAGGTCGGCTGCGACAACGCAGGCGTGGCACCGATGTGTACGCCGAGCGGAAACGTGCCGCACAGGATCGTTACTTCAACCGAAACACCGAACGGGACTGGGTTCTGGACAACCTCGACTTCACCGTCGCGCCGGGTGAGAAGGTCGCGCTGGTCGGGCCGTCGGGTGCGGGGAAGACGACGCTCGTCTCGCTGCTGCCCAGGCTGTACGACGTCGATCACGGTGCGATCAAGATCGACGACGTCGACATCCGCGACTACCGCTTGGACGTGCTCCGCCGCGCGATCGGCATCGTGCAGCAGGATTCGTTCCTCTTTTCCGGCAGCGTCCGCGACAACCTCAAGTACGGAAAGCCCAACGCGACCGACGACGAGATGATCGCCGCCGCCCGGGCCGCCAACGCCCACGACTTCATCAGCAAGCTCGACGACGGTTACGACTCCCGCGTCGGCGAGCGTGGCGTCTCACTATCAGGTGGACAGAAGCAGCGCCTCTCCATCGCCCGTGCCATCCTCAAGGACCCGCGCATTCTCATCCTCGACGAAGCCACGAGCGCCCTCGATACCGAGAGCGAGCGGCTCGTGCAGGAAGCGCTCGAACGGCTCATGGAAAACCGTACCAGCCTGATCATCGCCCACCGCCTGAGCACGGTTCGCAACGCCGACCGGATCCTCGTGCTCAAGGAAGGCCGGGTTGTGGAGAGCGGCTGCCATGACGGGCTTGTTGCCGAGGGCGGGCTGTACGCCCGATTGGTCCGTCAGCAGTTCGGACCCGACGCGTCGGTCAACGAATGATTCGCACAGTCGTGTCATCGACCTCACCAACGCCGGACGGACATTCCAAACTCGCAGGCAATCGCGTCGATCGTGCGGTCAAATGTGGTACGCTCGGACGATGCGCAGTCTGATCGAAACCCTCGAAAACCGTCGGTTGTTGGCGGCTTACACGGAATTCTTCGCCGACGGATCGTCGCTCCGCGTGAGCGATGGCAGCGATGCCGGGCTCGACGCATTCTTGAATAGCCAGGGTTTCGACGGGCTCGGCGGGTTGCTCGATTCGCTCGGGTCACCGACGGAGTTCGTGAATCGTGCCGCCGGTAAGCCGACCGTCGGCGGCGAGATGCCGGGCTTCGATCCGACCGGCACCGCGGCCGAGGAGTACTTCACGCCCCGTTCGGTGCAGAGCCCCGACGATCGCGTCCGTGTGACCAACACGACCGACTTCCCGTTCAGTGCGGTCGGCCGGACCAACATCGGCTGCAGCGGGGCGATGATCAGCCCGTTCCACTTTCTCACGGCCGGCCATTGCGTGACGTCCGGCGGACAGTTGCGTGACTTGGGCGCGATGGGCGTTTCGCTCGGGCAGAACGGCAGCGCTCGACCGTTCGGCACCGCCGAGGCCGTGAGCGTCCGGGTGTACGACTCGTGGCTCAATCAAGGCGCATGGGAGGACGACTGGGCACTGATCACGCTCGATCGCTCGGTCGGTGATTTCGCCGGGTACTTCGGTTATCGCCATTACGAGGGCGTATCCGACCTCAACGGTCGGCAGGTCACCATCCTCCAGTACCCCGGCGATAAACCGTTCGGCACGCAATGGACCGCGTCCGGACCCATCGGCTTCGCGGACGAAACCAAGGTCTACTACAACGGCACGCTCGACACTGCCGGCGGCTCCTCCGGCTCGGGCGTTTGGGAATGGCTGCCAGGTGACGAGACACCGATGATCCTGGCCGTCCACGGCTACGGCGGGGCGGGGCCGAGCGGGGGTTTCAACTCCGGCGCACGCATCGATGCCGAGAAGTTCAACGACCTCAACAACTGGATCGCGACGGACACCGCCAACGCCCAACCGACCGAGCGGGCCGACGTCGTGGACCACGACAACCAACTCGCCACGTCGACCTCCACGCTATCGACCTACGCCGCCGATGCTGGCGACACGCTCACCGCCGACTTCAAGCTACGCAACGTCGGTACGCTTCCGACCGGCAGCATGAGCGTTGGCATCTACGCCTCGACCAACACGACGATCTCACGCGGCGACGTTTTCATCGGCTCGCTCGTTGTCGACAGCATCGACCCTTACACCTCGGCGGACATCCAGTGGACCGGCACCATCCCGGCAACACTCGCCGACGGCAACTACACCATCGGCTGGATCGCCGACGATGGCGAAACGGTCGCCGAGTTCCGCGAGGACAACAACACCGGCTTCGTCAATGACATCCTCGTCATCGGGGAGGGTGAGCCGTCGCCGAACGTGCCCGACCGATTCGAGAGCAATGAATCCCGGGCCACCGCGACCGACCTCGGTACACTCGGCACCGCCGTCGAGGCCAACCTCACCATCCACAACGGCACGGACGATGACTACTTCAAGTTCGTCGCCGCCGAGTCCGGGCAGGTCGTGGTTGATCTGTTCTTCGACGGCAACGTTGGCGACATCGACGCCGCCATTCAGAACGCCGACGGCAACGACCTCGACACCGGTCTCAGCGGCAACTCCAACGAGCGCATGACCGCCAACGTCATTGCCGGCGAGACCTACTACGTCCATGTGTACGGCTGGAACGGTGCGGTCAACACCTACGACATGCAGATCGTCGCGCCGCAAGACACGGTCGCTCCCTTCGCCACGCAGTCGTTCTTCACGTTCGAGTTCGCTCACACCGCCCAGTTCTTCTTCTCCGAACCGATCAGTCCGACCATCGACCCGGATGCGTTGACGCTCGTGGATCTGGCCAGCGGCGATGCGATCGAGGCCGAGTTTGAACTCAACTACGGCGGTGATAGCTCGTTCTGGTTGCTCTGGTTCGAACCATTGCCCGACGGTGATTACGTCCTGACCGTCGATGATGCCGGGGTTACCGATCTTGCGGGCAATCCGCTGTCGGCCGACGCGACGCTGTCGTTCTTCGTCCTTGCCGGCGACACCGACCGCGACCGCGACGTCGATCTGTTCGACGCGCTCAACCTCCAACGCAACTTCGGCCGCACGGACGCTCCGGTCTTTTCCGACGGCGATCTGGACTACGACGGCGACGTGGACCTGTTCGATGCCCTGATCCTCCAACGCAACTTCGGTGCGAACCTGCCGGGCGGCGGCGAGGCGGAGTCGCTCTTCGCCGGTGGTCGTGGCGGTTCGCGTGCGGAAGGGCGATTGGCTGCCGGACTGCTGTGATGCCCGATTGGTGAGGCGTCCATGGCATCACACGAAAACACCGGCCGCGGAAGTTACTTCCGCGGCCGGTGTTGTGCGTTACAACTCTTGGTTGTCGATCAGATCAACTCGCGGGCCAGGCCACGGCTCTCGGAGCGCCCGCTATTGCCGAACAGGCTGTTACTCGGTGACGCGCCTGCGAAGACATTGCCGCCGTTGAACGTACCGAACCGAGCGTCGTTACCACCCAAGGCGAATCGCGCTCCGCCCGTGCCGAACCCGGCAGGCTCCGGAAGATTCTCACCGAAGTTGCGGACGAGGATCAGGGCGTCGAACAGGTCCACGTCGTTGTCGTAGTCGAGATCACCGTCGCTGTATAGTGGGTTGTCGGTGTCACCGAAGCTGCGTTGGAGGTTGAGCGCGTCGAACAGATCCACGTCGCGGTCACCGTCGGTGTCGCCATTGAGGAAGTAGAAGTTCGACGTGACCGGATCGGCAACCACGCTGGTGTCATCGGCCGCCGCGACGCCGCTGAGTGTGGCGATGTAGTTGCCGTTGGGCAGTGCATCGAGCACACCGTCGGGGGCGTACGTCGCGGTCACCAGGCCACCCGAGAAGTTCAGGGCAAAGTCGCTCGCATTGGGTGTCTCACCCCCCGAGGTGTTGATGATTTCAAACACCGCGTTGTCGATGTTGACGTTGGCGTCGAACTCGAACAACGACTGGGCGGACTGCCCGCGACGGAAGGACGATTCGGTCAGCACCGGCGCGGAAACTTCCGACGGTTGGGTGCCGAAGAGATTCAGGCTCCAGTTCTGGAACGTACCGACGTCACCGTTGAACCGGTCGCGGACGTTGAGCGTCCAGACACCATCGGACTCCTCGCCCCAGTGGAGCGTCGAGTTGTACGTCCAGTCGGTATAGTTGTCGCTGTCGAAGCTGGTGCGGTGCAGGAACGACTCGGTACCGTCGGGGCTGGTGAGGATCAGTTCGAGGTCGCCGGTGAAGGAGTGGGAAGCGTCGAAGTAGACTTCGACATGCTCGACCACGAGGCCGGCTTCGACGTTGACCTGGGCGGTGATGCCGCCGGAATTGTTGTCGGGGATGGTCTGGTTGACCACGAGGTTGCCGGTGGTGTAACCGACTTCGGGGCCGACGTTGGTCCAGGTCTGAGCCGCTTGTACGGCGGCTAGGGCGTCGATGTTGCCGTGGCCATACGCCTCGCTGACGGTAAAGCCGGCACCGTTGGTCTGCCAGGTGCTGTCGGACGGGTCGACGGTTTCGGCGGTCTGTACAAGAATGTGCTGAACGTCGCGGTAGGTCAGGTTGGGATTAGCCGAGAGCATCAAGGCGATCACACCCGAGGCTAGCGGGGTGGCTGCCGAAGTACCGCCAAAGCTGCTGGTGTAGCCGGAGTTGATCGCGGTGGTGACGATGTCGCGGCTACCGCCATCGGACGGGGCGACCACGAGTAGATTGGACCCGCGCTCGGAGTAGGAGGCCCGATCGCCGAAGTTGTTGATCGCCCCGACGGCGATGGTGTGTCGGCTGTTGGCGTAGCCGTCGTAGTTGGAGTTGTCGGAGTTGCCGCCGTTGCCGCCGGCCCAGGTGATGATGCCGCCGAGGCCGTCACGACCGGTGGTCGCGGTGCTGGCCAGCGCGGCCGCCGTCAGGGGGCCGGGTCCCTCGAGGTGGGCAAAGTCTGCAGGCCCCCAGCTGTTGGAGAAGATGTCGATGTCGTCGTTGTTCCAGGTCAGGGCCTGTGCTTCGACCGAGTCGGGCTCGAAGTCGGAGATCAGACGCAGGCCGGCGAGTTGGGCCTGGGGTGCGGCACCCGAGACGCCGACGCCGTTGCCACCCCGGGCCGCAGCGATGCCGGCGACGGGCGTGCCGTGGAAGTCGAAGCTGCCTTGCGGCGAGGGGTTGTTGTCGTTGTCGTTGAAGTCGCGGTCGAGGTCCGTGCGGTAGTTCGGGCTGATGTCAGGGTGGGTCAGTTGCACGCCATCGTCGACGATGCCGATGACCACGCCGGCGCCCTGCGTGATGTCCCACGCGCCGGTGACGTTGGCATCGATGCCGGCCACGCCGCCGCCTTGGCCGGTGTTACGCAGGTGCCATTGCTGGCCAAACTGTGGATCGTTCGGGATCAGTCGCTTGGAACGTTCCTGAACGACCGACGGGTAGAACTGACTCACACCCGCCGCACCGTCAAGTCGCTCGACGGCGACGGTCGGGTCGGCGAATGTCACGTAGAACGCGTCGTTGAGAATGCCGCTGCGTTCGATGGCCGCGTCGGGGATGGCCCGACCGAGTTGAGCGAGCGTGCTGTCGGATCGGATGACCCAATCGTTGGTGCCATTGAGCGTGACTTGGTCGTATTGGGTCAGGTCACTTACGTCGTTCCATGCGCGGTCAATGACGTCGTCAAAGGGATTGGTGTCGCGACCGGCGTCGGGCGTAACGACCGGCAGGATCGTGGCCGGCACATCGCGGAGGTCTGAGAATTTCTCCAAGTCGACCGCGTCAACCGCAGGGGAGACGGAAAGGAGGCGGCGATCTTCAAGCCGCTCAAACGGTTCAACGACGCGGGCAGCAGCACGGGAAATCAATTTGGAAACCATAAGAGTCGATCCTGGAAAAAGCGGTGAGGTACATTTGCTCCGTCAAGCCTGCCGGGCCGGCGGCCATCATGGGATACAGACCGGAAAGTGTACCTCAAATACGCCGTCGGAGAGGTGGAGGATCACCGCGAAAAATCAAAAAGCGTGATTTTGAAATGCGGTAAACCGTCGTCATCGGCTTCCGAGAGGTCGTCAATCCTCGGCTCCTCCTTCGCGAACAGCGAAACCAGCGGTACTCCACCGCGTCGTTCTGTGCCGTCTGGGAGGGTCGAACCGAAGTTTCGCTGGAGAATGAGCG harbors:
- a CDS encoding heavy metal translocating P-type ATPase, with amino-acid sequence MPEAALSVEGMTCASCVAHVDKAARIEGVRSVQVNLAAGRAELDVADPAIAERVAEAIRAAGFGASVEDTASRSANEADRLQRQLRHANGWRNRAILGLCLWAPAETFHWIAHFNHYHPAWMPWLMFAVGTTAIVLIGSAFYRNAFAALRRGTTDMDVLIAMGASVAYGYSVIGLFVDTPHLYFTEAAGLLALISLGHWLEARARLKAGDAIRELLQLTPDIAHRADGNDVPVHELLRGDLVIVRPGERVPADGKVTDGRSGIDESLVTGESVPVLRQKGDNVLGGTLATDGALTVRLTRVGAETALSNIVKLVEKAQASKPPVQRLADRISAIFVPVVIGIALVTGVVWVSVGYASGWEPGVTWARTANAVCSVLIIACPCALGLAIPAALMVGTGLGAKRGILLRDIDSLQRAEKLGTVVLDKTGTLTAGKPAVTDVSLSGDRRELSAEAPFGRRSTEDLLQLAASAEQFSAHPLAKAIVAEAKQRRLSLASPDKFEDVPGLGVRATIAGTAVLVGSAELLRESGIDAPDTDGTAVHVAVDGVHLGHIELADPIKPDSPTAIARLHAMGLRTVLLTGDWQRVAEAIAAEAGIDDVRAGVRPDGKAAAVEAFKRDHPVAMVGDGVNDAPALAAADLGIAMGGGADVAAEAGGVVLMGESLLGVPRAIRLSKATMRCIRQNLFFAFVYNVAAIPLAAAGLLNPLIAATCMALSDLCVIGNALRLRRKDLDR
- a CDS encoding CARDB domain-containing protein yields the protein MRSLIETLENRRLLAAYTEFFADGSSLRVSDGSDAGLDAFLNSQGFDGLGGLLDSLGSPTEFVNRAAGKPTVGGEMPGFDPTGTAAEEYFTPRSVQSPDDRVRVTNTTDFPFSAVGRTNIGCSGAMISPFHFLTAGHCVTSGGQLRDLGAMGVSLGQNGSARPFGTAEAVSVRVYDSWLNQGAWEDDWALITLDRSVGDFAGYFGYRHYEGVSDLNGRQVTILQYPGDKPFGTQWTASGPIGFADETKVYYNGTLDTAGGSSGSGVWEWLPGDETPMILAVHGYGGAGPSGGFNSGARIDAEKFNDLNNWIATDTANAQPTERADVVDHDNQLATSTSTLSTYAADAGDTLTADFKLRNVGTLPTGSMSVGIYASTNTTISRGDVFIGSLVVDSIDPYTSADIQWTGTIPATLADGNYTIGWIADDGETVAEFREDNNTGFVNDILVIGEGEPSPNVPDRFESNESRATATDLGTLGTAVEANLTIHNGTDDDYFKFVAAESGQVVVDLFFDGNVGDIDAAIQNADGNDLDTGLSGNSNERMTANVIAGETYYVHVYGWNGAVNTYDMQIVAPQDTVAPFATQSFFTFEFAHTAQFFFSEPISPTIDPDALTLVDLASGDAIEAEFELNYGGDSSFWLLWFEPLPDGDYVLTVDDAGVTDLAGNPLSADATLSFFVLAGDTDRDRDVDLFDALNLQRNFGRTDAPVFSDGDLDYDGDVDLFDALILQRNFGANLPGGGEAESLFAGGRGGSRAEGRLAAGLL
- the dnaN gene encoding DNA polymerase III subunit beta, with the translated sequence MKVICNRGALVEALGVVGTAVVARTPKPVLQCIRLDADNEGGNAYLTLSATDLEIAVRYTNTHVDVQTPGSTLLPADKLQAIVRESVDDTLSIELVDKQAVIKGADSEFKIFTQDPKDFPEVPTFEGDPDFSVAGGPLRQLIHQTLFAAAREGTRYAFNGTLVLIDNGDLTFVTTDGRRLALARTPVSGDAKAKKDKAPDPIVPTKAMSLVDKLVGDPEEMVGIQLRDNRILVHTADATLTSNLVEGTFPPFRDVIPKDNDKAMTAATADFLSAVRRASLLTNEESKGVRMHFKDGGLELSSRNPDSGEAKVNFACNYEGDEVEIGFNPQFLESALKVVDTDEVRFELSAANRPGLLKAGEGFLYVIMPVNLQ
- a CDS encoding DUF721 domain-containing protein codes for the protein MRQTTMFNDRATEVAELTRLHKAKADAGRAEETDKLGAEVVALFNRQIRPRHNKFGKLSAAWEALLPPELAEHCALESLTRGTLTVLVDSSPHLYELRQLMLAGVEQELKTAVPSAKLRKITLKPGRWYGGNGEARF
- a CDS encoding ABC transporter ATP-binding protein yields the protein MLRQLRSLTAPPRREQYMRRFFAYALRYKALLAVALGFAVFKFVLIYAFPWIIGTATDVLAATGAFEAASMDRRNRWLFWLVVAGVIISVLHGVTWYGRGFYAQMLGVRVIRDVRQDLFNHLHRLSLYFYSKERSGSIASRLLGDISNASQIINGGVINVAMDTASIFVGLGFMLYIDWRLTLASMLAIPPYILLFKFLNPRVRRASWLVQSSFSRISGNVQERLAGIALVKTSAAEDREQSAFAVDAEIHYGRNVRVQKLSQFVASCAELLVHLNQIVVIGYGGYLALRGDITPGDVVKFIGYLAVIYMPVRRFADVNLVWQQSAASIERVFQVFDITPRITERPDAVATEPTRGELRFENVFFDYHDESDESKGLPERHNPRDLRGEAVHDARRQKRREFVDKGRLRQRRRGTDVYAERKRAAQDRYFNRNTERDWVLDNLDFTVAPGEKVALVGPSGAGKTTLVSLLPRLYDVDHGAIKIDDVDIRDYRLDVLRRAIGIVQQDSFLFSGSVRDNLKYGKPNATDDEMIAAARAANAHDFISKLDDGYDSRVGERGVSLSGGQKQRLSIARAILKDPRILILDEATSALDTESERLVQEALERLMENRTSLIIAHRLSTVRNADRILVLKEGRVVESGCHDGLVAEGGLYARLVRQQFGPDASVNE